AATGATAGCTCTTTCAAATCACCCAGTGTCCTGAGCTCTACCATTCTTCCCATTATTGGCAAAATGGCTACAATCCAGGCATTCCAGGGTGGTCCTCCCCACCAGGTGCGTTTAAAATAGGTGTAGGTCAACAAACCAATGACAGCAAGAAATCCCAGCACCAAAATCTCTGGATTTAAATAAGTTAGGAGCACGACACATATCGCTAATCCTACAAGGCTGAAAATTAAAACATGGTTTTTCAAGATTTGCCCTTGCACCAATGGGCGATATGGGGAAGAGATAGCATCAGTATCGGTTTGGAAACGATCTGTTAGTGCTTGTCCAAAACCATAGGATAAAAAAAGCGGGATGAATGCCAATATGATTTTCCATACTGGTAGTGTCTCTTTTATAAAGGCTAATCCTACCAGTCCTGCCGCACCTGAAATAAAGAGAAGATACGGCCTCATAGTGATAAGATAGGCAAGTAAGAACCTGTTGCTGAATATAGGATAAGGCATCTGTGGATGTCCTCCTCCTTA
This is a stretch of genomic DNA from bacterium. It encodes these proteins:
- a CDS encoding UbiA family prenyltransferase, with amino-acid sequence MPYPIFSNRFLLAYLITMRPYLLFISGAAGLVGLAFIKETLPVWKIILAFIPLFLSYGFGQALTDRFQTDTDAISSPYRPLVQGQILKNHVLIFSLVGLAICVVLLTYLNPEILVLGFLAVIGLLTYTYFKRTWWGGPPWNAWIVAILPIMGRMVELRTLGDLKELSFFLSVLAIFFGYANFVIMGYFKDISADKKTGYKTFPVVFGWWKACVYSDLTALLTATFTIGTLILTHNINPFGMTIFIIALLINLYAQIKIHLIRDEDKTYGAITNVVRAFILYCLSIIVTLKIQWLIFITIFYCLFEITLRLRPEKTQV